Proteins from a genomic interval of Maylandia zebra isolate NMK-2024a linkage group LG15, Mzebra_GT3a, whole genome shotgun sequence:
- the mboat2b gene encoding lysophospholipid acyltransferase 2b: MADDGAPSTACTGSSLLQPLSELTDLPLDQVNFVACQLCALISAFWFRLFLHPSKTSPIIRHVVATLLGLYFAMFCFGWYALHFLVQSGLTYGIMILTGVEHMHKYCLVVALTYLSLCQITRVYVFDYGMYTADFTGPMMVITQKITSLAFEIHDGMARKEEHLTAGQKILAIRRMPSLLEYFSYNCNFMGILAGPTCSYNDYIGFIEGAPRRCRDYKDERKSSSKLRHSEPSPNMEVVRKVTTSFFCLLVFLSVCKVFPVERNIDDNFIANTPFYAQVVYLYLSMLTTRPKYYFVWTLADAINNAAGFGFNGYDSDGSARWDLISNLRILKIEFATSFKVFLDNWNIQTAHWLKRVCYERCPYHPTAATFILSAMWHGAYPGYYLTFLTGIVITLAARAVRHNVRPYFLHSSVHKLVYDVITWAATQIAICYTVIPFVLLSVGPSMKFYSSWYFSLHIGCILVAFVLPVKRRNLPLKDQQKSPVQESLQRHLEATDRTCSQKAKTT; encoded by the exons ATGGCCGACGACGGAGCTCCATCCACGGCCTGCACAGGCTCCAGCCTTCTGCAGCCGCTCAGCGAGCTCACCGACCTGCCGCTGGACCAG GTGAACTTCGTAGCGTGCCAGCTCTGCGCTCTGATCTCCGCCTTCTGGTTTCGTCTCTTCCTCCATCCCAGTAAGACCAGTCCCATCATCCGGCACGTGGTGGCCACGCTGCTGGGACTCTATTTTGCCATGTTCTGCTTCGGCTG GTATGCTCTCCACTTCCTGGTTCAGAGCGGACTCACCTACGGCATCATGATCCTCACCGGAGTCGAACACATGCACAA GTACTGCCTAGTGGTGGCGCTCACATACCTGAGTCTGTGTCAGATCACTCGAGTGTACGTCTTTGACTACGGCATGTACACCGCCGATTTCACAGG CCCCATGATGGTCATCACTCAGAAGATCACCAGTCTGGCGTTTGAGATCCATGACG GAATGGCTCGGAAGGAGGAACATCTGACGGCGGGACAGAAGATTCTGGCAATAAG GAGAATGCCCAGTCTGCTGGAGTACTTCAGCTACAACTGTAACTTCATGGGGATCCTGGCTGGCCCCACCTGCTCCTACAACGACTACATCGGCTTCATCGAGGGAGCCCCTCGACGCTGCAGAGACTACAAGGATGAAAGGAAGTCCAGCAGCAAGCTGAGGCACAGTGAGCCCTCCCCAAAC ATGGAGGTCGTACGTAAGGTCACCACCTCCTTCTTCTGCCTGCTGGTGTTTCTGTCAGTGTGTAAGGTTTTCCCAGTGGAGCGAAACATCGACGACAACTTCATTGCCAACACACCTTTCTATGCTCAAGTGGTTTACCTGTACCTGTCCATGCTGACTACCAGACCCAAGTACTACTTCGTCTGGACGCTTG CTGACGCCATCAACAACGCCGCCGGTTTTGGCTTCAATGGTTACGACAGTGACGGCTCTGCTCGCTGGGACCTCATCTCCAATCTGAGGATCCTGAAGATTGAG TTTGCCACCAGCTTCAAAGTTTTCCTGGACAACTGGAACATTCAGACAGCACACTGGCTCAAAAG GGTGTGTTATGAGCGATGTCCCTACCATCCGACAGCAGCCACCTTCATCCTGTCAGCCATGTGGCACGGAGCCTATCCAGGATATTACCTCACCTTCCTCACAGGGATCGTCATCACGCTGGCAGCCAGAGCG GTCAGACACAACGTTCGACCATACTTCCTGCACTCCTCCGTACACAAACTGGTCTATGATGTCATCACGTGGGCAGCCACTCAGATTGCCATCTGCTACACGGTGATACCTTTTGTCTTGCTGTCTGTGGGTCCATCCATGAAGTTCTACAG TTCCTGGTACTTTAGCCTCCACATCGGCTGCATTCTGGTCGCATTCGTGCTGCCCGTCAAACGGAGGAATCTCCCTCTCAAAGACCAGCAGAAGAGCCCAGTGCAGGAATCGCTTCAGCGCCACCTAGAGGCTACAGACAGGACCTGCAGCCAGAAGGCGAAAACCACATGA
- the LOC143412696 gene encoding uncharacterized protein LOC143412696 yields MWEGVVPDRYLCKMAAIELALEERVSLLYVLWRAEQQRKRRPRRTWVHQVLQRHEQFGEFHHLLQELRLDDGRFQRYHRHSLGQFEDLLSLVGPSIARLDTNYRRSIPPAERLSVCLRFLVTGDSFRTIAFSFRVGVSTVSQITPQAATSIWDCLVDDFMAVPSPGDWRSITEGFQERWNFPLCCAALDGKHIQTKAPHISYRRHTH; encoded by the exons atgtgggagggagttgtgccagaccggtatctttgcaagatggcagctatcgagctagcgcttgaagagagagtctcccttctctatgtactgtggagagcagagcagcagcgtaaaagacgtcctcgccgtacctgggtccatcaggtcctccagaggcatgagcagtttggtgagtttcaccacttgctccaggagctgcgcctggatgacggccgattccagcgctatcaccgtcattcactcggccagtttgaggacctgctttccctcgtcggtcccagcatcgcccgcctagacaccaactacagacgctcaatcccacctgcagagcgcctgtccgtctgcctgag gttccttgtcaccggggactccttcaggaccatcgcgttcagtttcagagtcggtgtgtccacggtgagccagatcaccccccaggcagcgacgtccatctgggactgtctagtggacgacttcatggctgtgccttcacctggagactggcggtccatcacagagggattccaggagcgctggaactttcctctgtgctgtgcagctctggatgggaagcacatccagacaaaggcaccccatatatcatataggagacacacacattga